The following is a genomic window from Sutcliffiella horikoshii.
TTAAGAGGGATAAAACTCACGAGAGAGATAGAGAAACTCCAAACGAATTTTCCAGTTTCTATAGTTGAAGTGCATCCTGGAGCGGCGATGGGGGCGAGAGTAACGGAAAAAGAATTAGAATATGTTCTTACATACAAGCAAAATCTTTCAACACGAAAATATCTTAAGAAATGGTTTGAACAACAAAATGTTATCGGGTTGCCAAATGCTGTAGAAAATGAGAGCCACTCTATTGATTCTTGTGCAGCAGCATTGGCAGCGTGGCACTGGGCTGATGAAAAGTTAGAACCGAAATGGATATTTACAGCACAGCCTCCCCTTCATCCATTTGATTATTGTTGTTAAATGCAAAAACTAAAAAAGGATATTTATCATTAATCTCGAAATCAATTATTGGTGAATATATCCAAAAGGAGGGTGTTTGTATGATTCAGAATTCCATTGCAACATTCAAATGTGAAGTCGTTCAAAAAAAACTTCAGTTAGTTGGTCAATGTGCCACAGGTAATTTTCCAAAGTCCTTTCCTGAAGTTGCCATGAATGTACAACAAGAATTTGAGAATAGAAGAGACGAAGTGAGGCATGCGGTAAATCGTGATGTGATTTATAGTCCGTACCTTGCAAACAGTCTGGTTGCTACTTATTTTGCCTGTGTGGAAGTGCAGGAATATGAAGATATTCCTAAAGGGATGATGGC
Proteins encoded in this region:
- a CDS encoding DUF429 domain-containing protein; translated protein: MIVIGLDLAGPSNHKDTVLTVFKQNENYLTFKKMISNISDEEIINEIIDLSKLDELVIGIDAPLSYQDGGGDRISDKQLRKFIVSFGMKPGSIMPPTFTRMVYLTLRGIKLTREIEKLQTNFPVSIVEVHPGAAMGARVTEKELEYVLTYKQNLSTRKYLKKWFEQQNVIGLPNAVENESHSIDSCAAALAAWHWADEKLEPKWIFTAQPPLHPFDYCC
- a CDS encoding GyrI-like domain-containing protein: MIQNSIATFKCEVVQKKLQLVGQCATGNFPKSFPEVAMNVQQEFENRRDEVRHAVNRDVIYSPYLANSLVATYFACVEVQEYEDIPKGMMALNIPLTTYAKISCSNKTVDIGYDRIFSWMKENGHRQESLEKAFPIEVFYFEDNVEEEIVELYIPIVE